One Bacillota bacterium DNA segment encodes these proteins:
- a CDS encoding rhomboid family intramembrane serine protease: MRRRVPYITLILCLLMLGGYALQQAGMSAELWQLVPQRFQVWSLLTTCFLHATPAHLLGNLLWLLLFGSMVEMAVRRYEVALVMLLGGMVASAVQMMVVLVSQPERAESPIVGASGMVAAVIGAFAVRFFALDVRVGKVSIPSLWIILLWLIPQLVGAIRTLVEGGLGTVGYWGHLGGFITGLVLALALRMTRAGARSYLQQQLLQAQSRGDVLEASRIAQAWCQLEPDSIQAHLTAARMALTSGDEPESLKHYQQSLALCEVRNDTKTGVDIFLESRQHLPTRLLPREMCLRWSLRAAQAGHLEEALEALRQLAESAAGTPEGENALLQSARITLQQLQQPDRAVALLERFLEQYPHSALTAYALRLLRQAQEAERK; this comes from the coding sequence ATGCGGCGGCGTGTGCCATACATTACCCTGATTCTGTGCCTGCTGATGCTGGGCGGCTACGCGCTGCAGCAGGCAGGCATGAGCGCGGAGCTGTGGCAACTGGTACCCCAGCGCTTTCAGGTCTGGTCGCTTCTCACCACCTGCTTTCTGCACGCGACCCCGGCGCATCTGCTGGGCAATTTGCTGTGGCTACTCCTTTTCGGCAGCATGGTAGAGATGGCGGTTCGTCGCTATGAGGTTGCGCTGGTGATGTTGCTGGGGGGGATGGTGGCGTCCGCGGTGCAAATGATGGTGGTTTTGGTCTCTCAGCCGGAGCGGGCAGAGTCGCCGATTGTGGGCGCGTCAGGGATGGTCGCAGCGGTCATCGGGGCGTTTGCGGTACGCTTCTTTGCGCTGGACGTCCGCGTGGGCAAAGTTTCCATCCCCAGCCTGTGGATTATCTTGCTGTGGTTGATACCGCAGCTGGTGGGAGCCATCCGTACCCTGGTGGAGGGTGGGCTTGGCACGGTGGGCTACTGGGGACACCTGGGCGGTTTTATCACCGGGCTGGTTCTGGCGCTTGCGCTGCGCATGACGCGGGCAGGGGCACGCAGTTACCTCCAGCAGCAGCTGCTGCAGGCACAGTCGCGTGGCGATGTGCTGGAAGCGTCGCGTATCGCGCAGGCGTGGTGCCAGCTGGAGCCAGACTCGATACAGGCGCACCTGACCGCAGCGCGCATGGCACTGACTTCAGGCGATGAGCCCGAGAGCCTGAAGCACTACCAGCAGTCGCTCGCCCTCTGCGAGGTGCGCAACGACACGAAAACGGGGGTGGACATCTTTCTGGAAAGCCGTCAGCATTTGCCCACTCGTTTGCTACCACGCGAGATGTGCTTGCGCTGGTCGCTGCGAGCGGCGCAGGCTGGACACCTGGAAGAGGCTCTGGAGGCGTTGCGGCAGCTCGCCGAGTCCGCCGCTGGCACTCCCGAAGGCGAAAATGCGCTACTGCAATCGGCGCGAATTACCCTGCAGCAGCTGCAACAGCCAGACCGTGCGGTCGCCTTGCTGGAACGTTTTCTCGAGCAATATCCGCACAGTGCGCTGACCGCCTATGCGCTGCGCTTGCTGCGCCAGGCACAGGAAGCGGAGAGGAAGTGA
- a CDS encoding MoxR family ATPase: MDIQEQVNRFRETMQALRQQIGRVIVGHEEVVEGTLLCVFAGGHALLEGVPGLGKTLLVRTLGQVLSLRFSRIQFTPDLMPADITGTNLLAEDEGGRRRFQFQPGPVFANIVLADEINRATPKTQSAMLEAMQEHAVTVAGVRYDLPEPFFVLATQNPIEMEGTYPLPEAQLDRFMFKVLVHSPSVEQLNAIIDRTTGAEMPQAEVVADSQTVLWMQGLARQIPLAAPVRDFASQLVHLTHPDVDGAPDTVKRYVRFGSSPRGAQALVQTAKVRALSEGRYNVAIEDIEAVAYPSLRHRILLNFEAEAQGITPEQVIDAVLEHVRARTEVRLPLGDVR; this comes from the coding sequence ATGGACATCCAGGAACAGGTGAACCGCTTTCGAGAGACCATGCAGGCTTTGCGCCAGCAGATTGGGCGCGTGATTGTGGGGCATGAGGAGGTGGTGGAAGGCACGTTACTGTGCGTCTTCGCAGGCGGACACGCCCTGCTGGAGGGTGTGCCCGGTCTGGGCAAAACTCTGCTGGTGCGCACATTAGGGCAGGTGCTTTCCCTGCGTTTTTCCCGCATCCAGTTTACCCCCGACCTCATGCCTGCCGACATCACCGGAACCAATCTGCTGGCGGAGGACGAAGGCGGTCGCCGACGGTTCCAGTTTCAGCCCGGCCCGGTGTTTGCCAACATCGTGTTAGCCGATGAGATTAACCGCGCCACGCCCAAAACGCAGTCCGCCATGCTGGAGGCGATGCAGGAGCACGCGGTGACGGTGGCGGGAGTGCGCTATGACCTGCCGGAGCCTTTCTTCGTGCTGGCAACCCAGAACCCCATCGAGATGGAGGGAACATACCCCCTGCCCGAAGCGCAACTGGACCGCTTTATGTTCAAGGTGCTGGTGCACTCGCCATCGGTGGAACAGTTGAACGCGATTATCGACCGCACCACTGGCGCGGAGATGCCACAGGCAGAGGTAGTAGCCGACTCGCAGACCGTGTTGTGGATGCAGGGTTTAGCGCGGCAGATTCCACTGGCGGCCCCTGTGCGCGATTTCGCGTCGCAGCTGGTGCACTTGACGCATCCGGATGTGGACGGCGCGCCCGACACGGTGAAGCGGTATGTGCGTTTCGGCTCCAGCCCGCGCGGGGCGCAGGCGCTGGTGCAAACGGCGAAGGTGCGTGCGCTGAGCGAGGGGCGCTACAACGTGGCGATAGAGGATATCGAGGCGGTCGCCTATCCGTCGCTGAGGCATCGCATCCTGCTGAACTTTGAAGCGGAGGCGCAGGGCATCACGCCAGAACAGGTGATCGACGCGGTGCTGGAGCATGTGCGCGCCCGCACGGAGGTTCGTCTGCCGCTCGGAGACGTCCGATAA
- a CDS encoding beta-galactosidase, with protein MRVGVDYYPEHWDESRWETDARLMREAGISVVRLAEFSWCKLEPEEGRYDFSWLDRALEVLHREGIQAVLGTPTATPPAWLHQRYDIYPRDARRYPLGFGTRLQRCLNHPVMRRYSRLITEAMVSHYAHHPAVIGWQTDNEFEANLCYCDVCADLFRQWLQRKYGSLQALNRAWGTIFWSQEYTNWSQIPLPWVARCGQSHNPSLWLDYRRFASESTVSFQREQVEIIRRLAPHHFVTHNFMGLHDSLDYFALAQDLDFVAWDNYPSGNWKEAGHAELAHDVMRGIKQKNFWVMEEQSGIPGWEYIGRRPAPGQIRAWAWQAVAHGADAVVFFRWRSCLYGTEQYWHGILNHDGIPRRRYREVARFGEEMNRLSAELDGTTLHHQVAILNSYEQNWALQIQPQVNGLSWWEQVRRFYYSFRRLGAGVDIVPIDADLSQYRVIVLPSWYILTERDAQRLSEYVRQGGTLIVNPRTGVKDERNVCRTEPLPSLLREVAGVEIDDYDPLGTDENRIRLHSGEEFAVSVWADALILQGAEEVAVYTRSIFAGETAIACHRFGGGTVYTLGTYGEPALYDTLLGRVLDEAGVETMPGVPEGVDACWREKEGARYLFLVNLSGEERSVPVPEGVTTLLGASPHGGMVNLSPYEVGIYRTGS; from the coding sequence ATGCGTGTTGGTGTGGACTACTACCCCGAACACTGGGACGAGAGCCGCTGGGAGACCGATGCCCGGCTGATGCGAGAGGCGGGTATCAGCGTGGTGCGACTGGCGGAGTTCTCGTGGTGCAAACTGGAGCCTGAGGAGGGCAGGTACGACTTCAGCTGGTTAGACCGCGCTCTGGAGGTATTGCACCGCGAAGGTATACAGGCGGTTCTGGGCACGCCGACGGCGACCCCGCCTGCATGGCTGCACCAGCGGTACGACATCTATCCCCGCGATGCAAGGCGATATCCCTTGGGCTTTGGCACGCGGCTGCAACGATGCCTGAACCACCCGGTGATGCGCCGCTACTCCCGCCTGATTACGGAGGCAATGGTCAGCCACTATGCGCATCATCCAGCGGTCATCGGCTGGCAGACCGATAACGAGTTTGAAGCCAATCTCTGTTACTGCGATGTTTGTGCCGACCTGTTCCGCCAGTGGTTGCAGCGCAAATACGGCTCGCTACAGGCATTGAACAGGGCATGGGGCACCATCTTCTGGAGCCAGGAATACACCAACTGGAGCCAGATCCCTCTGCCCTGGGTGGCGCGGTGCGGACAATCGCATAACCCATCCCTGTGGCTGGACTACCGGCGCTTCGCCTCCGAATCCACCGTCAGCTTCCAGCGTGAGCAGGTGGAGATTATCCGTCGCCTCGCTCCCCATCACTTCGTCACTCACAACTTCATGGGCTTGCACGATAGTTTAGATTACTTCGCCCTGGCGCAGGACCTGGACTTCGTGGCGTGGGATAACTACCCCAGCGGTAACTGGAAGGAGGCGGGACACGCGGAGCTGGCGCACGACGTGATGCGTGGTATCAAGCAGAAGAACTTCTGGGTGATGGAGGAGCAGAGCGGTATCCCCGGCTGGGAGTATATCGGGCGCAGACCCGCGCCGGGGCAGATACGAGCGTGGGCATGGCAGGCCGTGGCGCACGGTGCAGACGCGGTGGTCTTTTTCCGCTGGCGGTCGTGCCTGTACGGCACGGAGCAATACTGGCATGGCATCCTCAACCACGATGGCATCCCGCGACGCCGATACCGCGAAGTGGCTCGCTTCGGTGAAGAGATGAACCGCCTGAGCGCAGAGCTGGACGGCACGACGCTGCACCATCAGGTGGCGATTCTCAACTCTTATGAGCAGAACTGGGCGCTGCAGATTCAGCCGCAGGTCAACGGCTTGAGCTGGTGGGAGCAGGTGCGACGCTTCTATTACTCCTTCCGCCGGCTGGGCGCAGGGGTAGACATCGTTCCGATAGACGCCGACCTGAGCCAGTACCGGGTGATTGTGCTGCCCAGCTGGTACATCCTCACTGAGCGCGACGCCCAACGGCTGTCGGAATATGTGCGTCAGGGCGGAACGCTGATAGTGAACCCGCGCACGGGCGTCAAGGACGAGCGCAACGTCTGCCGCACGGAGCCTTTGCCTTCCCTGCTGCGGGAGGTGGCTGGCGTGGAGATAGACGATTACGACCCGCTGGGCACGGATGAGAATCGCATCCGCCTGCACTCGGGTGAGGAGTTCGCCGTATCGGTTTGGGCGGACGCGCTGATTCTTCAGGGAGCGGAAGAGGTAGCGGTTTACACCCGTTCCATCTTCGCGGGCGAAACAGCCATCGCCTGCCATCGTTTCGGTGGCGGGACAGTGTACACTCTGGGCACATATGGCGAGCCTGCGCTGTATGACACCTTGCTGGGACGGGTGCTGGATGAGGCGGGCGTGGAGACGATGCCTGGCGTGCCTGAGGGCGTGGATGCCTGCTGGCGCGAGAAGGAAGGGGCGCGGTATCTGTTTCTGGTGAACCTTAGCGGTGAGGAGCGAAGCGTGCCTGTTCCCGAAGGGGTAACGACGTTGCTGGGCGCATCGCCACACGGGGGAATGGTCAACCTGTCCCCTTATGAAGTCGGGATATACCGGACAGGTAGTTGA
- a CDS encoding PEP-CTERM sorting domain-containing protein — translation MIRWLHALGIALALAAMLAAVATGDPVVGFGQIAINGNPTSVGFVDVQITPFSSLGAGYLNVAVDLNGDGLDSGDWLVSNSVIPLQPTDFGGNAATFSSTFDLSSLSLSGPYTVYAAFDSSVRSPGDFSGMQANTGVLFSLYDIGDLQDGINLGLDAGAGERGQGANGSPPSAGNPSLSPTATIIGRVRHDTPGIKQGKNECAPTSAAQSLYWLQKRHPGALGGKLPGQNDLIGQLKTGMNWNDGIQPGDFKPGKEKVVKDLKLDKWIVTKAGGQFDGTNTFDFVKKEIEAGEDVELRIQYKDALGNNAGGHWVTVAGWFDDGTKKKLFFKDPLTGGDTIDEYVLDGTRIKNYKYGDRAYISFAVSQSVIPEPGTMALFGIGVLAPGLAALRRRRR, via the coding sequence ATGATACGATGGTTGCATGCGCTCGGCATCGCGCTGGCATTAGCCGCGATGCTGGCAGCAGTCGCCACAGGCGACCCCGTGGTCGGCTTCGGGCAAATCGCCATCAACGGCAACCCCACGAGCGTCGGTTTCGTGGATGTGCAGATTACCCCCTTCAGCTCGTTAGGGGCAGGTTACCTGAACGTAGCGGTGGACCTGAACGGAGACGGACTGGACAGCGGAGACTGGCTGGTGTCCAATTCGGTAATCCCGTTGCAGCCTACCGACTTCGGCGGCAACGCCGCGACCTTCTCCTCCACGTTCGACCTGAGCAGCCTGAGCCTTTCCGGTCCGTACACGGTGTACGCCGCCTTTGACTCCTCCGTACGTTCCCCAGGAGACTTCAGCGGGATGCAGGCAAACACAGGAGTCCTGTTCAGCCTGTACGACATTGGCGACCTGCAGGACGGTATCAATCTGGGGCTGGACGCGGGAGCAGGAGAACGAGGACAAGGAGCGAACGGATCGCCTCCGTCAGCAGGCAATCCGAGCCTGTCTCCGACCGCAACTATCATCGGGCGGGTGCGCCACGATACGCCCGGCATCAAGCAGGGCAAAAACGAATGCGCACCGACCTCTGCGGCGCAGAGCCTGTACTGGTTGCAGAAACGCCACCCCGGCGCGCTCGGCGGGAAGCTCCCGGGACAGAACGACCTCATTGGTCAGTTGAAAACGGGGATGAACTGGAACGACGGCATCCAGCCGGGAGACTTCAAGCCGGGCAAGGAAAAGGTCGTCAAGGACCTGAAGCTGGATAAGTGGATTGTCACCAAGGCGGGAGGGCAATTCGACGGCACCAACACCTTCGACTTCGTCAAGAAAGAGATCGAGGCGGGCGAAGATGTGGAACTGCGCATCCAGTACAAGGACGCACTCGGAAATAACGCGGGCGGACACTGGGTGACGGTGGCAGGATGGTTCGATGATGGTACCAAGAAGAAACTGTTCTTCAAGGACCCCCTGACCGGTGGCGACACGATTGACGAGTATGTGCTGGACGGCACGCGGATTAAGAACTACAAGTACGGGGATCGTGCTTACATCAGCTTCGCGGTGTCGCAGTCGGTCATCCCTGAACCCGGCACCATGGCGCTTTTCGGTATCGGCGTGCTGGCGCCCGGGCTGGCAGCGCTGCGCCGCCGCAGGCGGTAA
- a CDS encoding L-fucose isomerase yields MAHLKNPPVNRLKGDLPKIGIRPAIDGRRQGVRESLEGQTMAMAQAVAKLLTENLRHACGLPVECVIADTCIGGLAENAACEQKFQREGVGVSITVTPCWCYGYETMDFDPYRPKAVWGFNGTERPGAVYLAAVMAAHAQKGLPAFSIYGRDVQDATDTSIPDDVKEKLLRFARAGLAVATMRGKSYVSMGNVSMGIAGSLVDQDFLQRYLGMSVMTVDMVEFVRRMERGIYDDDEFRRAMAWVKEYCKEGEDYNPPDKQMSRAEKDRAWEISVKMALIARDLMVGNPKLAQIGYEEEALGFNGIAGGFQGQRQWTDHLPNGDFMEAILNSSFDWNGIRQPYILATENDHLNGICMLWGHLLTGTAQIFADVRTYWSPDAVRRVTGWTPTGMAEGGFIHLINSGPAALDGTGQQEIDGKPAIKPWWDVTSEEVDRCLQATTWHCAMLEYFRGGGWSTRFLTRGGMPATMFRLGLVHGLGPVLQIAEGYVVEIPQEVHHKLDERTNPTWPTTWFVPKVTGQGAFRDVYTVMAHWAANHGTLSYGHIGAELITLASALRIPVAMHNVPAERIFRPHAWGLFGTSDPEAADYRACQTFGPLYG; encoded by the coding sequence ATGGCACATCTGAAAAACCCGCCTGTCAACCGACTGAAGGGCGATCTGCCCAAAATCGGTATTCGTCCCGCTATCGACGGAAGACGACAGGGTGTCCGCGAAAGCCTGGAAGGGCAAACGATGGCAATGGCTCAAGCGGTCGCCAAACTGCTCACCGAGAATCTGCGTCACGCCTGTGGTCTGCCTGTGGAGTGCGTGATTGCGGATACCTGCATTGGTGGGCTGGCGGAGAACGCCGCTTGCGAGCAAAAGTTCCAGCGGGAGGGCGTTGGCGTGAGCATTACAGTAACCCCCTGCTGGTGCTATGGCTATGAAACAATGGACTTCGACCCGTATCGTCCCAAGGCAGTATGGGGCTTCAACGGCACGGAGCGTCCGGGAGCCGTGTACCTGGCAGCAGTGATGGCAGCCCACGCCCAGAAAGGCTTGCCTGCTTTCAGCATCTATGGGCGCGACGTGCAGGACGCTACCGATACTTCCATTCCTGACGACGTAAAAGAGAAACTGCTGCGCTTCGCCAGAGCGGGACTTGCCGTCGCCACCATGCGGGGAAAGAGCTACGTGTCGATGGGCAATGTGTCGATGGGCATTGCCGGGTCGCTGGTAGACCAGGACTTCCTGCAACGGTATCTGGGCATGAGTGTGATGACCGTCGACATGGTGGAGTTCGTGCGGCGCATGGAGCGCGGCATCTACGACGATGATGAGTTCCGCCGCGCGATGGCTTGGGTAAAAGAGTACTGTAAGGAGGGTGAGGACTACAACCCGCCTGACAAGCAGATGAGCCGCGCCGAGAAAGACCGCGCGTGGGAGATCAGCGTGAAGATGGCGCTGATAGCCCGCGACCTGATGGTGGGCAACCCCAAGCTCGCGCAAATCGGTTATGAGGAGGAAGCGCTGGGCTTCAACGGCATCGCAGGAGGCTTCCAGGGACAGCGCCAGTGGACGGACCATCTGCCCAACGGCGACTTCATGGAGGCAATCCTGAACTCGTCGTTTGACTGGAACGGTATTCGCCAGCCTTACATCCTCGCCACCGAGAACGACCATCTCAACGGCATCTGCATGTTGTGGGGACACCTGCTGACGGGCACGGCGCAAATCTTCGCCGATGTACGCACCTACTGGAGCCCGGACGCCGTCAGGCGCGTCACCGGCTGGACGCCCACCGGCATGGCAGAAGGCGGTTTTATCCACCTCATCAACTCCGGCCCCGCCGCGCTGGATGGCACGGGACAGCAGGAGATAGACGGCAAACCCGCCATCAAACCCTGGTGGGACGTAACTTCCGAGGAGGTAGACCGCTGTCTGCAAGCCACCACCTGGCACTGCGCCATGCTGGAGTACTTCCGGGGCGGCGGCTGGTCCACCCGCTTCCTGACGCGAGGCGGAATGCCCGCGACCATGTTCCGCCTGGGACTGGTACACGGACTGGGGCCGGTACTGCAGATTGCGGAAGGCTACGTGGTAGAGATACCCCAAGAGGTACACCACAAGCTGGATGAGCGCACCAACCCCACCTGGCCCACCACCTGGTTCGTGCCGAAGGTGACGGGACAGGGCGCGTTCCGCGATGTGTATACCGTGATGGCGCACTGGGCGGCGAATCACGGTACGCTGAGCTACGGGCACATCGGTGCGGAGCTCATCACGCTGGCATCCGCGCTGCGCATCCCTGTGGCGATGCACAACGTGCCTGCCGAGCGTATTTTCCGTCCACACGCCTGGGGGCTGTTCGGCACCTCCGACCCCGAAGCGGCGGACTATCGCGCCTGCCAGACGTTCGGGCCGCTGTACGGGTAG
- a CDS encoding LacI family transcriptional regulator, translated as MSVQRKRCTIKEVAARSGVSVATVSNVLQNKSHLYSRETAERVWQAVRELGYRPSSVARSLIRQRTDTIGVILEERQELVLDPYVMSVLEGILEYTVPRDYPIKIVSMMYQQRPDSFQAHVDDGSVDGVILVAPRTHSAALQWAVETDIPAVVAGSTLPGTPLPCVDVDDIPAFYRAVRWLVEMGHQRIGHIAGPQTHWSARRRLQAYHQAMRDMGIAVEPGWVVEGQYTPPSGKQAMERLLEVSPPLTAVVCGNDWMAMGAMEAIHQRGLRIPDDISLVGFDDIESAQWVMPPLTTFRQPMRQIGAKAAELLIEQVETGKREREVVLFPAELIVRQSVAPPR; from the coding sequence GTGTCTGTCCAGCGCAAAAGATGCACCATTAAGGAAGTGGCTGCACGCAGCGGGGTGTCCGTAGCGACGGTTTCCAATGTGCTGCAGAACAAGAGCCACCTCTACTCCCGCGAGACCGCCGAGCGCGTGTGGCAGGCGGTGCGTGAGCTGGGTTACCGTCCCAGCTCGGTGGCGCGCAGTCTTATTCGCCAGCGTACGGACACCATCGGCGTCATTCTGGAGGAAAGGCAGGAGCTGGTGCTGGACCCGTATGTGATGTCTGTGCTGGAGGGCATCTTGGAGTATACGGTTCCGCGTGACTATCCCATCAAGATTGTCAGTATGATGTATCAACAGCGACCTGACAGCTTTCAGGCACATGTGGACGATGGTTCAGTAGATGGAGTCATTTTAGTAGCACCTCGAACGCACAGCGCGGCGCTGCAATGGGCGGTAGAGACAGATATTCCGGCTGTGGTGGCTGGTAGCACTCTGCCCGGTACGCCTCTACCCTGTGTAGATGTGGATGATATCCCTGCCTTCTACCGTGCAGTGCGCTGGCTGGTGGAGATGGGACATCAGCGCATCGGACATATCGCTGGTCCGCAAACCCACTGGAGCGCCAGAAGGCGACTGCAGGCGTACCACCAGGCAATGCGCGACATGGGTATTGCGGTGGAGCCGGGCTGGGTGGTCGAAGGGCAATACACCCCTCCCTCCGGCAAACAGGCGATGGAGCGGCTGCTGGAGGTATCTCCCCCGCTGACCGCCGTGGTGTGCGGAAACGACTGGATGGCAATGGGCGCGATGGAAGCAATCCATCAGCGAGGACTGCGCATCCCCGACGATATCTCGCTTGTGGGCTTTGACGACATAGAGTCTGCCCAGTGGGTAATGCCGCCGCTAACCACCTTCCGCCAACCGATGCGACAGATCGGCGCCAAGGCAGCCGAACTACTCATCGAGCAAGTGGAAACGGGTAAACGTGAACGCGAGGTCGTGTTGTTCCCCGCGGAGCTGATTGTTCGGCAAAGCGTAGCTCCTCCGAGGTGA
- a CDS encoding hemolysin family protein, whose product MTTQKEESDSPSPRPYRWMWLMLLVAGALYAQGTSPAEQTTGQTHDLRDLLWIVVLLLATAFCAMVDSALRAMHASRVRELVEEGVPNARLVERLLSDPDRSIATAQIGMVLSSFVAAAVAATGLSRGVAVLLRLLSDADWWQRHSEPIAVLTVTVLTGLLVLIAGILVPRTIAEKHAEKVALRLARPLWVCAWLLSPLVAVVIALSNAMVKPFKVQVDFSPRVLTPEEIISLVDAGEEQGVIEEEEREMIQSVLEFPDTIVRKVMTPRIDMHCVPVEASLQEVLEIIRNSGHSRIPVYESTVDNIIGIVYAKDLLRLYPHLEPFDLRKVMRPPYFIPETKKVDELMREFRAKKTQIAIVRDEYGGTSGLVTLEDILEELVGEIHDEYDTEETPFEQLDSHTYRADGRTPVDDVNDKTGLHLPTDEYDTIGGFVFGLFGRPAQAGEQIAFGRANFVVEEADGRRIRKLRIEVTPTEAQEEEAEEPQESTL is encoded by the coding sequence TTGACAACACAGAAAGAAGAGTCCGACAGTCCCAGTCCCAGACCTTACCGCTGGATGTGGCTGATGTTGCTGGTCGCTGGCGCGCTGTACGCGCAGGGAACCTCTCCAGCGGAACAAACCACCGGGCAAACGCATGACCTTCGCGACCTGCTATGGATAGTCGTGCTGCTACTCGCGACCGCCTTCTGCGCGATGGTGGATAGCGCACTGCGCGCGATGCACGCCTCTCGCGTGCGTGAACTGGTAGAGGAGGGTGTGCCCAACGCGCGGCTGGTGGAGAGACTTCTGTCCGACCCCGACCGTTCGATTGCGACCGCGCAGATTGGCATGGTGCTGAGCAGTTTCGTGGCGGCGGCAGTGGCAGCAACAGGGCTGTCGCGGGGAGTGGCTGTACTCCTCCGGCTCCTCTCAGATGCCGACTGGTGGCAGAGGCATTCGGAGCCGATAGCAGTGTTGACCGTCACAGTGTTGACGGGTTTACTCGTGCTGATAGCAGGTATCCTCGTACCCCGTACCATCGCCGAAAAACACGCGGAAAAGGTCGCGTTGCGTCTGGCGCGACCGCTGTGGGTGTGTGCATGGCTTCTGTCACCCCTCGTGGCTGTCGTTATCGCGCTCAGCAATGCAATGGTGAAGCCGTTTAAGGTGCAGGTGGATTTCTCACCGCGCGTGCTCACTCCCGAGGAGATTATCAGCCTGGTGGACGCTGGTGAGGAGCAGGGGGTTATCGAGGAGGAAGAGCGCGAGATGATTCAGTCGGTGCTCGAGTTCCCCGATACCATCGTGCGCAAGGTAATGACCCCGCGCATCGACATGCACTGCGTACCGGTGGAAGCCTCTCTGCAGGAGGTGCTGGAGATTATCCGTAACTCGGGGCATTCGCGTATCCCCGTGTACGAAAGCACAGTGGACAATATCATCGGCATCGTCTACGCCAAGGACCTGCTGAGACTCTACCCGCATCTGGAGCCGTTTGACCTGCGCAAGGTGATGCGTCCTCCGTACTTCATTCCCGAAACCAAAAAGGTGGACGAGTTGATGCGGGAGTTCCGGGCGAAGAAGACGCAGATTGCCATCGTACGCGACGAGTACGGCGGCACCTCGGGGCTGGTCACACTGGAGGATATTCTGGAAGAGCTGGTGGGCGAAATCCACGATGAGTATGACACCGAAGAGACGCCGTTCGAGCAGCTGGATAGCCATACCTACCGCGCCGACGGACGTACACCCGTGGACGACGTGAACGATAAAACCGGCCTGCACCTGCCCACCGACGAGTACGATACCATTGGCGGGTTCGTATTCGGGCTGTTCGGCAGACCTGCGCAGGCGGGCGAACAGATTGCCTTCGGTCGCGCCAATTTCGTGGTGGAGGAGGCGGACGGCAGGCGCATCCGCAAGCTGCGCATCGAGGTCACCCCGACCGAGGCGCAGGAGGAAGAAGCGGAGGAACCCCAGGAGAGCACGCTGTAA
- a CDS encoding diacylglycerol kinase, with the protein MRIAKNPLDSFRYAVEGILYTFRTQKHMRFHFFSVALVLLAGLLFRLDKAEMVILLFTVSLVLVAEMFNTAVEAIVDLITDTYHPLAKLAKDVAAGAVLVTAVNAIVVGFLLFLTEQHLDEIRLNLHEHKPEPIVTLVVGTVLLLLIIILGKIFGRKGSLLHGGIISGHSALGFFMAMTIIFLSNNLLMAILALSMAVLIAQSRVEGRIHSLQEVLLGALIAVLLAGAIYWLA; encoded by the coding sequence ATGAGAATTGCCAAAAACCCGCTGGATAGCTTCCGTTATGCCGTCGAGGGCATCCTCTACACCTTCCGCACCCAGAAGCACATGCGCTTTCACTTTTTCAGCGTGGCGCTGGTGCTTCTGGCGGGGCTGCTGTTTCGGCTGGACAAAGCAGAGATGGTCATTCTGCTCTTCACCGTGTCGCTGGTGCTGGTAGCGGAGATGTTCAACACGGCCGTGGAAGCCATCGTCGACCTGATTACGGATACCTACCATCCGCTGGCAAAACTGGCAAAGGATGTGGCGGCTGGAGCGGTACTGGTTACCGCGGTCAACGCCATCGTGGTGGGGTTCCTGCTGTTCCTCACCGAGCAACATCTGGACGAAATCCGCCTGAACCTGCACGAGCATAAGCCCGAGCCCATCGTCACTCTGGTGGTAGGCACGGTATTGCTGTTGCTGATTATCATTCTGGGCAAGATTTTCGGGCGGAAAGGCTCGTTGCTGCACGGCGGAATCATCAGCGGGCACAGCGCCCTGGGCTTTTTCATGGCTATGACCATTATCTTCCTCTCCAATAACCTGTTGATGGCGATACTCGCGCTGAGCATGGCGGTGTTGATTGCCCAGAGCCGGGTGGAGGGGCGCATCCACAGCTTGCAGGAGGTGCTGCTGGGCGCACTGATAGCCGTGCTGCTGGCGGGAGCCATCTACTGGCTGGCATGA
- the ybeY gene encoding rRNA maturation RNase YbeY yields the protein MQITITNRQPRRLNRLWMRRAIRLLLRQEGWSKGDVSIVLTDDEQIRSLNRTYRGKDEPTDVLSFSLREVAAGATTVDLSALEEEPALGEVYISVPTAMRQAQAGGRTLEEEVAFLAVHGVLHLLGYEDESQEGYEQMYHRGWEVVHATRPGSDTV from the coding sequence ATGCAGATTACCATTACGAATCGACAGCCACGCCGTCTGAATCGGTTGTGGATGCGCCGAGCGATACGCCTCTTGCTGCGCCAGGAAGGCTGGAGTAAGGGGGACGTCAGCATCGTGTTGACGGATGATGAACAGATACGTTCGCTAAACCGCACCTATCGCGGGAAGGATGAGCCGACGGATGTACTCTCTTTCTCTCTGCGCGAGGTGGCGGCGGGGGCGACGACGGTAGACCTTTCCGCGTTGGAGGAGGAGCCAGCCCTGGGTGAGGTTTACATCTCCGTTCCAACCGCCATGCGCCAGGCGCAGGCAGGAGGGCGCACTCTGGAAGAGGAAGTGGCTTTTCTGGCGGTACATGGCGTGCTGCATCTGCTGGGTTATGAAGACGAAAGTCAGGAGGGTTACGAGCAGATGTACCACCGGGGCTGGGAGGTGGTACATGCCACCCGACCGGGAAGTGATACCGTATGA